The sequence gatgcctttttttttttttacctgttacTGAAAACTGTGGAGTTCTCCATTGCCCATTCAGCAAGATGAAGAGCAGCATCCCACGTGACGAGCCCTGTGGTTCCTTGAGAGATAATGGCCTCGCTCTCAGAAAGAGTAATGGATTCTCCAGTAGGCTGGAGGACatgcagaggaggagaaagatggATCAGCACAGACAACTGATTTTGCAGTTAACAGTCAATATTActgcctagaaaaaaaaagtcagaagcACTCTGGGTTTCTGGATGTGACATTTAAAGCCACTTGTTGCTTAGTTTAGATGATTAAAAGTGATTTATAACAAAGCAGTACATTAGTTTTTACCAGTAAGTAGTTTTTGTAACAGCGAGTagattctttttcatttaaaatatctgcTAGTGTGTCGTACAACTCATCCAGGGGTTCAGCTGTTGTGGATTCGTGCTgtgtggaagagaaaaggaCAGCTTCAGATATCAAATTGTTAGTCATGGAACAGAGAACCTACAAGTTAAACACCACTTTAATACACTGTTGGCTGTAACGTTTTACACTAAATGCTGTTTTCTATTATTAAGAATAATTCAGCTTGGCCTACAATGGTGTATTTTCAAGAAGACCCATCCCAAGATGAACCAAAGAGTTACAAGCAACATGGAAAGTAAGCGTTACCTTTTTGATGAGTTCAGTCAGAAAGCATCTTCTGTACTTGATGGAAGGGGGATATTTTACACACAGAGGGTGGAGAATGGtctaaaatgattaaaaaaaaaacagctgcaatTGAAACCCATTATCAAGTGAAGATCTTAGGGAGGGCACAAAATGCACAGTGACTTGAGCCTGAAGCTAGAAGTATTGATACTGagccagaaaaagaaatttggtGATTTCTGGTCAGTTTGTTAGGTTTCAGACCTGTGgcaacaaatgtatttttcacttttcaaaaaataaatagcaaaattgAGTGAAAAGAGTCCGACTAGCGctccttcttttgctttttctcttccttttgcctTGCTGCCTCATTTGTGATTTCCTGTCAGCATGCAGACAGAACATGGTAAGGCTTTAGGGATTCCCCGGGTGGCTTGGCTCACCTGCTGCTTTCTTAACATCCAGGGCACAGGGATGTGAAATCAGCTTGGCAGGTTTGCTCCTGGCGTTAGGGACATCTCCACCCAGGTGCACTGCGCTTTGATTTTGATGCTAATAAAGAACAGCTAAGtaacaggaaggaaaggaagagatcTGTCCTGCTGGGTCTGAAGTAAGGCTGGCAAAAGTGTTACTGAAGAGTCAGCCAAAGAAACTCTCTAAGACTCAGCTTGGAGCTTTAGCAAGGAGGCATTCCTTAATTGCAGAGAtggatgtgcagggatgtgCATGGATGATCAATCCACCTAGTGTGCATGCCGAATTGTTCAAGCTATGGGGGTTGTATACAAtcaaaatatacatgtaaatgtatacatatgtatatttcatatatatatatatgaatatagaTATCATATATCTGTAGTTAATGCACTCATGCCATTTCCTGTAACTCATTAGAATACATGAATGTTTCTGACACGTGCACGTTTGTTTTCACTCGGGGTCTTGCGGGGGTCTCTGGTGGTCCTTGAAAGCCTTCCTCACTGTGTTGGGCCCAGTTTGTGGGGCTTTTATCTCCTTCTTCACCTTCCTGCCTCAGCCGGGGCCCGCACGCACCCAGGGGCAGGCTGAGGCGAGCTCCTCACCCATCTCCTGGCGCATCCCCTGGGCCCTCTCGCCTGGCTTGGAGACACAAGGCGGTGCTTTCTCACAGATGGGGCTGGCTGAATAACGAGAGCTTGTTATATCTGAGCTTATTCCACGTAACTGAACGCGGTGAGGATTGCCCTGTGCTGCTAAGGCacctcagccccacagcaggcTCCCTGTCCGTCCAGCGATAACCGCGATAGTCGCGACAGGCCGGCCCTCACCTGGTGCAGGATATCGGCCAGCAGGGAGGAACCCGGGGCGCTCCTCAgcctctgctccagctcctgcagcacgggGAAACCAAACctgagccgggccgggccctccccgctgcccccagccccccgcgCCCTCACCTCACCGGCCAGGGGAAGCCTCGCAGCTGCCGGGCCGCCAAGAAGCGCCGCTGGAAGcagagccccagctcctgccccagctcctgctcctgctccgcCATGGCCCGGGGAGCGCTGCCCGTGAAGCAGCAACACCAAGAGGAAGCAGCGAGGAGGAGCCGCGGCGCCGCCAGAGCGGGGCTCGAACCCGCGGCCCTGCCGTTCCCAGCCCGGCGCTGCCCCCGCTGCGCCACCCGaggccccccccgccccgcccggtgACGGCAGCGCCGCGCGGCCCCGGGGCCGTCATCGCCGAGCGCCGTCACCAAGGACACGGCGCCCGCCGggaccgggagcggggccgggagcggggccggggccggggcctcGCCATGGGCGGCTTCAGCGCGGACGAGCGGCTgcggctgcagcagctccgcgTCCTGCGGCGGCGCTGGCTGCGGGACCAGGAGCTGAGCGAGCGGGAGCCCGTCCTGCCGCGGCGGCAGCCGGGGCCCGTGGCCGCCTTCTGGGAGCGCTTCCTGCAGCCCGGCGGGCTCTGGAGGCAGcgggtgaggggaggggaggagggggcggccccgggccctGAGCCCTGAGGCAGGCCCCGAGCTGGGCCCCGGGCCCCGGCTCTGACCCGCTCCGTGCCCCGCAGGTGTTCCGGGCCTACCAGGCCGGCGGCTTCCTCGTGGCGCAGGTGCTGATCCCCGCCTGGCTCGTCCACTACTACGTGAAGTACCACGTCATGGTGGGTGCCCGGCTCCCCTCAGCTTCGCGTGGTTCCCTAACCGGGGTACCGGGCCTTGCGCCCGGCGCAGGTTGTGTTTCAGGAGGGCCGGGTGCTTTTCAGGGCTTTGAGGTTTCCGCTGGGTgacctcctttttctctctcccctttcaTGCTTTCAGAGGGCACCGTACGGAGTCGTCTCGTCCAACCCAGCAATATTCCCGGTAAGCCTGCGGAGTGCTTGGGTCAGCCTCCGGCTCTGTGAGtagaggcaggggaaggaaggcGTGAGGAGAAGCACAGGTttgtgcagcagctgcaaagagGATTTCTAGAAGGATGCACACGAGGCAGCTTGTCCTGAAGCAGCACTGCACTATGTTCACGGTATTTTCGTACAGTTTTTGTCTCATTCTTAGAGCAGACAGCTCCTGTTTCATCGGCATTTCCCTTCTGTAACTGCAGACTTTCAGGTACatggctggcagtgctgcccaTCCTGGGCAGGAAACACAAATGTCCCCTGATGTTGTCTGCACCCAGAGCACGCAGACCCCGCAGGGCTCACCACAGCCCGAAGCTTTCCTCTTCAGTTCTTGGTTTGCCCAGTGTCTGTCAGGTGGTTTGGTCTTTAGTGGTTCTTGGActgctctgagctgcagctcGTTGACCAGCGCAGCAAGTTGGTGGGCAAATATTCTCATACCAGTTTGGCTCTGCCATTTCTGcttcatctaaaaaaaataattttgaaagttCCACCCCTATCAACCACATAGCAACATGCGGTCAAGCTGTGGGTCTCTGACACCAGCCCAACCACTCGAGTAAGGTCAGTTCAGCAGGCCAAGGCAGTGCCTGAAGCTTTGAGAAACAAAAGTCAGGCATTGGATTGATTTCTTTGAGGGATTACGCAGCCCTTTGTGTGCCACAGAGACTGCTTTGGAGACTCACTAAGGGTGGTGGTATGTTGGAGGTGGTTATGCAGTGCTATAAATCTGgtgcaaattttaaaaacaatgttctCTTTAAATGCTGTATTTCCATGGCATGAAAAGAAAAGGGTAAAGCAAGTACAGATTTCATATAACTTGGCTATGATGTTTTACCAGCACCCAGGGACATGTTGAGTGAATAAGAATGTTCTGGGTAAACTGaagcaagatttttttgtttggaagTGGGGACAGTCACAGCTGAAGTGAAAGACTGAACTGTGTAAAGGCATAGATTGGTTGTAAGAGAAAATGCTCACCATGCTCTCTCATCCCATTAGGGGGACAGAATTTTAGAGACGGGAGAAGTTATTCCACCCCTGAAAGACGAATCTGCTGGGCACCACTGATGGCTGAAAACCGATTTCCTCTGTGAGCAAACAAGGCGAGAACTGCAGCCAGCTGCTCATTCACTTCTATAAAAGTCTTTATCCTGCGTTGCCTCATCTTTTCTGTTGTTAACTTCCTCCGTAGTCCAACCAATTCCAGTTGCTACTCGTGTGggagtttattttgctttccgTGAGTTTTATTGCTAAGCCCTTGAGatttcctccccacctccttttttttctgacgCACTCTGACGTTAGGACGACGGGGCCTTGCAGTAACAGCAGAGGTGCTGTAGGTTTCTGTGTAATGGTCTGCTCAAAGGCAGGGTGCCTTGGCAAGCTCCTGCGCACCCTCACACAACAGCTGTCCTCTTCCAGGCAGCTTAGTAATCCCTTTGCTACCAAGAGACTTAAAGTTAAGCTTCCACCTGCGTGGCTTCCCCCATCCCAGCCAGCAGAGGGTAGCAGAAGTGGTACCTGGTGCCCCACTGGCCTCCCCTATCCCAGCCTGTGAATCAGCACAATGAGAATTTAGTCTGCCCAAAACTGCCTCTTCCTGAGCAAAGAATccagctggggagcagagcagaggttcGTGAGCCCTCCCAAAAGGTCCGCCTGTTAGTTTGTTTTAAGGGAAGTAGGGAGGTGAGGTTTGGAAGCGCTGAGTCAAAATTCTTCATTCTTACTAAATTCTTTATTCAAAATTCTTTATCCTTTAGCACTTATCTCTGACTTCAGCCTCTCCTGACTCAGAGTCGTCCTGCTCTCACAGTCCCCTCACCCCCGTGGCACTTTGCACTGGGGAATACTGCCCTCTACTCTAGTGCCAAACCCACAAGTATTTTGGTGGCTCATTTGGGGCTAGAAATGACTAAAACAGCAATTCGAAGTGCAACTGGAGGCAATGAAGGCGAGGGGCTGGGACAGGAGCACCGTGACCTGATGGAACCGCCGATGCTTGTGATGTCACGGCTGTGAGCAGGAgcccctggggggctgccagACCCCCGTAACCCCCCGGTAGGGACGGCACCTGCACGAGCACGCTGCTCCTCGCACCGGCAGAGCCATGGCCAACGCGGGGGTGAAAACCCTCCTGCAGTCAAAGGAGCTCCTGGAGGCCATGGAGCCCCCGCTGGgcagccaggcacagccccCCGTCTCCTGTCCTCTGCTGGGCCCGGGGGCCCCCCAGGCCCTCGCCAGGCACGCGGCCACCTCCTCCCCGGGGTAAAAAGCAGCTCAGGGTGGGACAGCGTGGGGACGGGGACTGGGGAGTGGCTGGGGGGGCATTGGGGTGAGGGAAGGTGGCGAGGGGTGGCAGGACCCCCTCAGGTCACCATGGGGAGGCTCGGGGGAGGAACGCCGGGGAGCTAGAGGGTCACCAGCACGGCTGTGGGgtcagcaggggctgctgggggcactgggaaaATAGAGGGTtaagggggagatttgggaggtAACGGGGTGATGAAGGGTTATTGGGGGCAATAGGGGCTGGTGGGGGTCATGGAGGGGTTGGGAGGGTCTCGGGGGGTTCCTGACCATGCTCAGGGGGGTCGCTGCCCCACGTGTCAGCCCCCCCATCGCAGAGTTCCGCAGGAACAGCACTCCCCAAAACTGCTACAACCTGAAGAGAACCTTTGCCTGCACCAACCTGCTGCCGCTCAGCCTGGCCAGCTCTGACGGCTCCACAGAGAGGGAGGCTTCCCTCAGTCCCCACCTGCACACGTCGTGCTCCCAGGATAAATCTGAGCCCACCGCCCCCGTGGTGAGTGCCCGCTGGGAACGCCCAAAACACCCCTGGGAGCTCCCTGGTGCCCCTGCCACACGAGTGAGGGACCAGCTGGCGTGCCCTGCATCTCTGAGGTCCTTCTGCAGTGCTTGTGGGGGACTGGGGACCCTGACGTCTCCTGGGGACATCCCCATACCCGTGAGGATGCCTGGTACCCCCAGGGCTCCCAGATCTCCCCCAGGAAAACCCTGACACCTCTCCCCTCTAGAGAGAGATCCCACAGGACTACAGGGAATTCACAGCACCCCAAGTCCCATGGATGTCAGAGCTCCAGCACCCCTAGGGGACATCACAGCCACCCGTGATCCCCTGTGTACCTATGGGGAGGGGCCAAGGTGGTGGTTCTAGGTCACAGACTCGGTCCCAAGTCTCAGGAACGGGTGCGTTGGCCCAACGGGCACACATAGGGCTGGTACATGGGCTCCGGGGTGACCACAGGGAGGGAGCAGACACCTCACCATAGACCAGGGAGGGATGTGACTGTCACCACCCTACCAACAAAGACTTTGCGTGACACGGAGCATGTCCTGGCATGGTCGTGGCAGGAGAACTGATTGTCAGCACCTCGCCTGTCCGGCTGAAGAAGGCAGAATGTGGGACGCGGTGAGCGGGACTAACCACCCACTGCAAGACACCGTAGTGCTAACAGCGTGTTGTGTCCGTGCAATGAAGGTTCCTCTCTACAAACGCAGTGTGGCTCTTCCCTTGGGGACCTTGGGGTTTGTTTGGACCTCTCAGAAAAATCCTTCTGAGTCTTGTATCCCTCAATGTGGGTGATGTGTTACCTTGACAATGAAATCAAAGTGATTCTGGGTTTGCACAATACCTTAAACATCCTGTGTTATACACAAAACCCCATATACACGTGTATGCCCATGAGTACATCTACTCCATGCCAGTTTTTTGAGATGCCTACGTGGTAAAAAAGTATTAGATCATCTCTGGTCAGTGATAggcatatgtatataaaatgtatttttagttgTTATGTATTCTTTGCACCCTTTTTGTTGCACAAAGCCTTCCACTACAGCTCAAGGACACATAGAGGAGATCTCCCATATGGGTGATAGATCGCATGCTTTGGGCCATGACTTCCCAATCAACCCTTTGGAGATCCATCAGGACCTGCTTGTTCCTCAGAGTGAGGCCAGGTACcaggaaaatgtggaaaatagcTGCTCGCCAGTCTCAAACTAGGGTAAAACAGGAGGTAAGGACGGAGTCATTAAAAGGTTGATGTTTTGGGAGACAAGGACTGGAAGATCCTCAGCTGGTTGGCCACCCCAGCCTTCCTCTCTCACCTGATGCACCtcaagcaggagctgctggttcCAGCACCTGCAAGAACTCAGCCAAGAAGCCTGTATGCATCCTCCAATGTTCTTCACTGCTGGGCATGCTATCCTTGATGCGTGATTAGCTGGGTGGGCTCCAGTTCAGCCCCCAGCTTCTGCCATCCCACAGAGTATCCCTTGGAGTATTAGCTCATGATCAGTGCCTAGCAAGATAATTTACATGAGGGGACACTGAAGATTTGAAGCCTTCTCAGCACTTCTGTCTACACTGACGTACAGTGGAAGCCATGAGGCTTTGTGTGGCATTTGCTCGTTGGATCTTGACTGTGCAAATCCATGAGAGGCTGAAGCCCAGAGTATTGTGAGAAGTGGCTGATGTTCTTGCAAAGCTGCTTGCTACCATCTTTGAAAAGCCACGTTGACAAGGGGAAAGCCTTCGTGACCAGATCACATTTTCTGCCTTCATCAAAAAAGGTCCAACAGAGGGCCCATGACAGCCAGCTTCACTTCAGTCCCAAGGAAAAACCATGGAATGGCTCCTTGTACAAGACATTTCTGGCAGATGTAGATAGGGATGGGGAGCAGTTGGCATGGATTTACTATGATTTTGTGCCTGAAAAGTGTGGTTGCTTTCTGTGGCAAGATGGTCAGGTTTCATCAGGGCAGAGCAGTGGATGCCAtttaccttgacttcagcaaggctttcagTGCTGCTAAGGCATCTGTTTCCAGGAGTTCACTGAAATATTGATGCCTCTGGTGCGTTGGCTGAACACTTGCTTCTCTTTAAATCAAAGACAGAAATAGGAACTTATCTCAGGTGCTGTAATAACTGGAATCCCCCTCTGGAATTGTCTGTCTCCATTGCTCATAGATAAAAACTTGATGGTCAATACAATTGAAATGCCTCAGTTTAGATACCTAAAATTAGGTGATGTGCATCCCCGTTCATCTGGCTTTGTAACAGAACACCCTGGCATTCATTCAGTACTTGAAATTGCTTCGTAACTAAGTCTGTTCTGTGTGCCTCTGAGGGCCAAGCATAATTTCAGGCTCATCACATCAGCGGAGCTGGATGTCAGAAGCTGGGTCTTCAGCAcaaaaggaaggggtggggagctgggggtcggcctcttctcacaggtaaccagtgataggaccagagggaatggcctcaagctgtgccaggggaggttcaggttggaaatgaggagacatttctgctcagaaagagcagtcaggcactgggacgggttgcccagggaggtgggggagtcaccgtccctgggggtgttcaaggagaggctggacgtggtgcttagggacagggtttagtgggtgacattggtggtaggggatggttggaccagatgatcttggagggcttttccaacctttatgattccAGGTGGATGTGGTGTTAGAACCTGCTCAGTGTGTAGTgactcttccttttcccctccttcgCTTCATACTATGCAGCTATGCTTCCTCTTGCATCTTAATTAATAATCAAATGCATAACAACACAAGTGATGCTAAATTGGGAGGATCCATTGACTCTCTCATGGGTAGAGGAGCCTTGTGGAGAGATACTGAGAGACTAGAGCAATCACCCACCCGCTTCATGAGATTCAACGAGATTAAGTGACAAATTCTgtacctgggaaggggcaaccctggctgtacatacagactgggggatgagaggctggagaggagGTTGAGcctgagccagcagcgtgccctggcagccaggagggccgaccgtgtcctggggtgctcCGAGGCCAGCACCGCACTGCTCAGGGAGTGCTcgtcctgccctgctctgcctggtgcggcctcacctcgagcactgCGTGCAGGGttgggcaccacagtatgaGAAGGGCCTAAAATATTGGAGagagtccaaaggagggctacaaagatggcgAAGGGCCTACAGAGCAAGACCTGTGAGGGGaggctgaggtccctgggtttgctcagcccagagcagagcaggccgaggggaggcctcatggcggcctgcagctccctcacagggagcggaggggcaggcgctgagctctgctctctggggacagcgacaggacccgaggggacggcatggagctgggacaggggagggtcaggatgggggtcagggaaagggtctgcacccagaggtggtcgggcactgggacaggctgcgCAGGGAcatggtcacagcaccgagctgctggagttcaagaagtgtttggacactGCTGTCAGGCATCAGGtctggtttttgggtggtcctgtgtggagccagcagttggacttgatgatcctgtgggtcccttccaacttgagatattctgtgattctgtgaaaagggACTTGACTGAATTGGTCACACCTAAGAGAGGGATTTTAGGTACAGTGAGGATCCTTCCTCATCTCCAGATGCACTCAGTAAGGTTGAAGATATGGATGAAGACATCTGCAACACAAGACCTATCGGACGTGTGGACATCTCCATGACATCTCCTACCTGCAATAGCCACCACCCTGTACTCAGCGGTGCCTTTCTATGCCCAGCTTCCCCTGGGGCTCCTGCCAGGTTTTGCCCTGCAGCAGTCAGGGCAGCCCTGTGGCTGTTTTAGGGCGCTGCCCCCGTGGGCCCACACGCCTGGATCCTGCCATATGCTGCCCTTGGGCTCAGACACAGGAGCGCTGCTTTCTGCCATTTCCCCAGCCCAGGAAACCTGCTGGGCAGTGGGGGCAGCGGGGTCTGCACTCCCACTTTGTGCCCGAAGAACACAGGGAGGGCTGTTTCTGCAGCCTCAAGAGAAGAAACGCCTACAAATAACAGCATCACAACGACCAGCAGTTCCTTCTTATGGGGAGCTGAACAGAAGCgaaaacttcatttatttagtGTTTGGCCCGTGTTGTTTTTAGAGGAGCCTGCCAGGCCCACCGTGTGTGCTGCTATCGCAATCCCCTCACAACTGCCTGAGCCAGGACGGGTGCAGCAGCCCGAAGCCGCTGTCCCCTGAATAAAAATCGCCCTTTTCCTTCCAGCCACACACATTTTGTCTTCGGGTCCccgcggggagctgcagcacgaGGCAGCTCGGAGCCGATCTGGGGTTTGCTCCATGCGCCGCCAGCTCATTACGGGCTGCAATTAGCGAGCCGGGCAGGAGCCGAGCCGGGAACGCCGAGCCCCGGGGCTCCGGCTCCGTGCGGGGCACGCCCGGCACGGCCCAACCCGGCCCCGCTGCTCCGGCTCCGCGCGGGCGGCGCCTTCCCCGGAGCGCCGGCACCGGCTGCTGGGGACCGGGGGCTGCCGGAGCctccggtcccggtcccggtcccggtcccggtggGCAGCTCCACGTGCCCGCAGGCCCGCGGCAGCTgcgggccggggcgggccgCAAGGCActctgggagttgtagtccccGCTCCCGCCGCCTCCTCGCTGCCCGCCGCGGGGGTCCCGCGGCCGCTGCCCCTCCTCGGCGCCCTgcggactacaactcccagcgtGCCCCGCTCCCCCCCTGCGCTTCTTCCGCTCGCTCCTTCCGCGCGGCGCCCCCTGGGGCTTGTAGTCTCGCCGCGCTATTCACGACGGCCTCTGCGCCGTTTCCGCGCCGTAGCGGCCGGGGGCCGGAATGGGGCGCTACGCCACGGCGGCGGCGTAAGGGCGGGCGTGGGGACTCCGGGGCACGCCGGGCCGGCGGCGGAGCGGGAGaaaggcggcggcggcggcggcggagcgggccGGGAGCcgctgggggggaggggagggagggggccggggggcggcggagcAGCGAGGCCGCTGGGCTGCACAGGTGAGCGGGGACCGTGGGGGACCGGGAGGGACCGGGAGGGACCGGGAGGGACCGGGGGGGACTGTGGGGGGACCGTGGGGGCCGCCTCGCCCCCCGCCGGCGTCCTTGAGGCGGGCGCAGGgctcggggcagccccgggggcagcGCCCGGCTCCCTGAGGCgcccccgggccccgccgccagccccgggggCCGTTAGGGTCGGGGCGGCCTCGCCTCTCCTCGCCTCTCCTCAGAGCCCCCCGGGGCTCGCGGCGTGGCCTCGCCTCGTGCCTCAGCCCCGCCACGGCCTggccggccccgagccccccccggctgTGGCAGTGTCACCGCGACACCCACCGGGGGGGCTCGGTTCGGGTTATCCGGGCTGTGAGTGCTCGGGGTCGGGCACCGGCTCAGCGCTGCGGCAGCCTCTGCTCgtgggcaggagcaggacccGGCCCCACTCCCTTCCCCGGCTGGGCTTTGGGGCTGGAGAGGCCTCGGGAGGCTCCGGGGTGAGGCTCGGTGTGCCCCAAGCGAGGGGCAGCCCGCGCCAGCCCGGTGCCGGACTGTGCAGGGGAGCCCGGGGTGCGTGCCAGGCAGAAGGGCTTTGGCATCGGGATCAATATCGAAAACCAAAAGTGCTAAacttgcacacacacaagaggaaaaaaggttGGGCGTCCTGCCCAGGCgtggagctgctggtgttgGCTGGAGGATGGGGTGAGCCTGTGTGGGGTTCTGTGGGGGTTTGTGGGGTTTGCAGCGGTTGCGCAGGACCCGGGTGGTGTGGACGGGGTCAC comes from Anas acuta chromosome 15, bAnaAcu1.1, whole genome shotgun sequence and encodes:
- the NDUFB6 gene encoding NADH dehydrogenase [ubiquinone] 1 beta subcomplex subunit 6 — translated: MGGFSADERLRLQQLRVLRRRWLRDQELSEREPVLPRRQPGPVAAFWERFLQPGGLWRQRVFRAYQAGGFLVAQVLIPAWLVHYYVKYHVMRAPYGVVSSNPAIFPGDRILETGEVIPPLKDESAGHH